A genome region from Solanum pennellii chromosome 12, SPENNV200 includes the following:
- the LOC107007214 gene encoding uncharacterized protein LOC107007214, whose protein sequence is MPGNDVGDRVHNFFAQDSLSQEQHNSAVVDGNWPAHTNNLWVGSQRQIGALTSNTKNYNLQNSDSVKGLSSYPFTRQHGLNYMQSTPRPEFGNGQSQNQQTNLNDYMYGNQLYQTRQDESKFLAVDTDYDQRSLASGGLSPYASHQGVGPEQQTRVLVRSGPSESPASFDLFGGQQMNRQQSNMLQSLQRQQSGHSEMHQAQIMLKMQDLQRQHHLQQLDTRQQDTLDQVSTLSKVASGNHPPTLSHDTTNSGALNFSWSSDLGNTNWLQHGSPIIQGCSNGLNPTNIGQAQHIIPLSADQSLYGVPVSGSRGSVNPFSQGIADKTTKQPMPNIDSSFPVNQYAGLQDQATVQDGTFIPRQRSLDGNFFGHAPSQSLTNAITMENPQQTNTMQRNSVFQDFSGRQGLAVPSENSQEKAGTHASSSQNEVGLDPAEERILFGSEDNIWSAFAKSPNMNGEGGNPFEGEGLMNGLSSIQSGTWSALMHSAVAETSSSDLGVQEEWSGLNFHSTEIPPGTQNLMYNTGRHETSSAEENLPPNSSLNSVSLQHSDGTNMNNNYSNVQGHMLPYEPGQSLHAKSFQRLVQSSEEGNKRSNSGAQQKSAAEVNQVMSGSSSHPINREINMRKSSGTLTSEHGGARQLWEKTAGWSDVGFAVPSGDASLRVSSENSSNCSLDDKRKKSIQAEVVHRGVMWNSNSAVDMEHVGSSIANHQVNSEVFNLQSSACVPNSSTIRGEETSQLQNNYHSDYWKNTDPFVKSTVSEGLGVLQRHVTKDNQVLHRAISNVEAKIHDMQNSDNKNSNNSYRSNLFPHSPASNMRENILSDARDSRSLPTGKQKSSDQVGQKASWHRKFQYHPMGNMDEGLDPPYDRKDPSHSQSMLLQNANHGQSEVFGQVPKSREELEEGKRYDVVRDGKGFTEVHLQSSFHSGGSSMPGPFNKSDLNAPNKAAQTSPNMLQLLQKVDQSSVHGSMTRLSNSEQKVSSEMPEAEHSDGSVGHLQQSQSSASQGFGLQLGPPSQRISIPNHSLSSLSTHAVRSSHSHATEETGEKSRGQMCPPHQGQSLPPAEHSMEELKNNRSGVPGSTYNEASLYTIPGKFSSAFDSGFPYLGSSLQNPPVVRATGQLSTNHSINVSFDRHGLSSAEKGDSHRGPGSGQPVQSSIPKGTGDDKQDNPSISAGKSHLSNVNGPHQRISANQVSSKEPRSVSQPISTSGTTQQGAYSKMFSNMWTNFPPRQPLFVAQSTKEPSHIHQSHQLNNMESSLSAAERQGDVDANKGWKFTSEVGTSTVNILGSVEGEEERVIESASRQVELVQMNDSQDKEPITNLSEGSPANSTSMQRDIEAFGRTLKPNNIPQPSYSLLNQMQVMKDVETDPSERSLKRMRVSDSNTGVQQILSADSRILSFSGQENLQGSVSLQQGGNVTPQDVLASHHDDAQCSFQNNSTNSFKPEHTQISPQMAPSWFNQYGTFKNAQMLQMYEANRAASKKTTDQPFTPGKSFNVLQTFDSIQRVIPANADRSNLGQSSSAGSAAIEDFSSPRTLPLNVGQHHQLLKPKRKRLTSELTPWCKEVSLDSRGKQTISLAETEWAKSTNRLVEKVEEDIDLIEHGPLRLKVKRRLVLTTQLMQQLFRPPPSTILFSDANSEYENVAYSTSRLALGDACSMVSCSYVDSNSPRTSKEVFHDKQKKSERYNHMFAKAVEELMVRARRLESDFLRLDKRASILDVMVEGQEIEKFSVMSRLAKFHGRVQSDGVDTSYSLDARSHKPLTRYVTALPMPKNIPNMVQCLSL, encoded by the exons ATGCCTGGCAACGACGTTGGAGATAGGGTTCACAACTTCTTTGCACAAGACAGCTTGTCGCAAGAGCAGCACAATTCCGCAGTAGTGGACGGAAATTGGCCAGCTCATACTAACAATCTGTGGGTTGGAAGTCAGAGACAGATAGGTGCTCTGACTTCCAACACAAAGAATTACAATTTACAGAACTCTG ATAGCGTGAAAGGGCTGAGCAGTTATCCTTTTACCAGACAGCATGGCTTGAATTATATGCAATCCACCCCAAGGCCTGAGTTTGGAAATGGTCAGTCACAAAATCAGCAGACAAATTTGAATGACTACATGTATGGTAATCAGTTATACCAGACAAGGCAGGATGAATCCAAATTTCTGGCTGTTGATACAGATTATGATCAACGTAGTCTAGCCTCAGGAGGTTTATCTCCTTATGCATCACATCAAGGAGTGGGTCCAGAGCAACAGACAAGAGTACTGGTTAGGTCAGGCCCTTCTGAGAGTCCTGCTAGTTTTGATCTTTTTGGTGGTCAGCAAATGAACCGTCAGCAATCAAACATGCTGCAGTCTCTGCAGCGGCAGCAGTCTGGGCATAGTGAGATGCATCAAGCTCAAATCATGTTGAAGATGCAGGATCTTCAGAGGCAGCACCATCTTCAGCAATTAGATACCAGGCAGCAAGATACACTAGATCAGGTTTCCACCTTATCTAAGGTGGCATCTGGTAACCATCCCCCAACATTGTCTCATGACACTACAAATTCTGGTGCATTAAATTTTTCTTGGTCAAGTGATCTTGGCAACACAAATTGGTTGCAACATGGCTCTCCAATCATTCAGGGATGTTCCAATGGACTGAATCCGACAAACATTGGACAGGCACAACACATAATTCCTCTATCGGCTGACCAATCTCTATATGGAGTTCCTGTTTCTGGTTCTAGAGGAAGTGTGAACCCATTCTCACAAGGAATAGCTGATAAGACCACAAAGCAGCCAATGCCAAACATTGATAGTTCATTTCCGGTTAATCAGTATGCTGGACTGCAGGATCAAGCCACTGTGCAGGATGGGACTTTCATTCCTAGACAGAGATCCCTAGACGGCAACTTTTTTGGACATGCTCCAAGTCAATCTCTTACTAATGCAATAACTATGGAGAACCCTCAGCAGACAAATACTATGCAGAGAAATTCAGTTTTCCAGGACTTCTCTGGCAGACAGGGTCTAGCTGTTCCTTCAGAAAACTCCCAGGAGAAAGCAGGGACACATGCTTCTTCCTCACAGAATGAAGTTGGCTTAGATCCTGCAGAAGAAAGAATATTGTTTGGTTCAGAGGATAACATATGGTCGGCCTTTGCCAAGAGCCCTAATATGAATGGGGAAGGTGGTAATCCATTTGAGGGTGAAGGATTAATGAATGGGCTTTCTTCTATCCAAAGTGGTACTTGGAGTGCGCTTATGCATTCTGCTGTTGCAGAAACTTCTAGCAGTGACCTTGGGGTACAGGAGGAGTGGAGTGGTTTAAATTTTCACAGTACTGAAATTCCTCCGGGAACTCAGAATTTGATGTATAACACTGGGAGACATGAAACATCTTCTGCTGAAGAGAATTTACCCCCAAACTCATCCTTGAATTCTGTTTCCCTTCAGCATTCTGACGGTACCAATATGAACAACAACTACTCCAATGTCCAGGGCCATATGCTTCCATATGAGCCAGGCCAGAGTTTGCATGCGAAATCTTTTCAAAGACTTGTCCAGTCATCGGAGGAAGGAAACAAGCGGTCAAATTCTGGTGCACAGCAGAAGTCAGCTGCCGAAGTAAACCAGGTGATGTCTGGGAGCAGTTCTCATCCTATTAACAGAGAAATAAATATGAGAAAGAGTTCTGGTACTTTGACATCTGAGCATGGTGGAGCTAGACAACTATGGGAAAAAACAGCTGGTTGGAGTGATGTAGGGTTTGCAGTGCCTTCTGGAGACGCATCTTTAAGAGTTTCGAGTGAGAACTCATCAAATTGTTCCCTAGATGACAAGCGGAAGAAATCCATCCAAGCTGAAGTTGTTCATCGTGGTGTGATGTGGAACTCTAACTCTGCAGTTGATATGGAGCATGTGGGATCATCTATCGCTAATCACCAAGTGAATTCGGAGGTCTTTAACTTGCAGAGTTCTGCGTGTGTACCCAACTCAAGTACCATTAGGGGTGAGGAAACCAGTcaacttcaaaataattatcattCTGATTATTGGAAGAACACTGATCCCTTTGTCAAGTCTACGGTAAGCGAAGGCTTGGGAGTTTTGCAGCGTCATGTTACCAAAGACAATCAGGTGTTGCACAGGGCCATTAGTAATGTAGAAGCTAAAATACATGACATGCAGAACAGTGATAATAAGAACTCAAATAACAGCTACCGCTCTAATTTGTTTCCTCATTCACCTGCTTCTAATATGAGGGAAAATATCTTGTCAGATGCTAGAGATTCAAGGTCTCTTCCCACTGGGAAGCAGAAGTCATCTGATCAGGTTGGCCAGAAAGCTTCTTGGCATCGCAAGTTTCAGTATCATCCCATGGGAAACATGGATGAGGGTTTAGATCCTCCGTATGACAGGAAAGACCCTAGTCATTCTCAGTCTATGCTGTTGCAGAATGCCAATCATGGCCAGTCAGAAGTATTTGGTCAGGTTCCTAAGAGTCGGGAAGAATTGGAAGAG GGGAAGCGGTATGATGTTGTGAGAGATGGCAAAGGCTTTACTGAGGTGCATTTGCAAAGCAGCTTTCATAGTGGTGGATCAAGTATGCCTGGCCCCTTCAATAAATCAGACTTAAATGCACCAAATAAAGCTGCACAAACTag TCCAAACATGCTCCAGCTTCTTCAGAAGGTAGACCAATCAAGTGTGCACGGTTCTATGACTCGGTTAAGTAATTCTGAACAGAAAGTATCATCTGAGATGCCTGAAGCAGAACATTCTGATGGATCCGTTGGTCATCTCCAGCAAAGTCAGTCTTCTGCCTCTCAAGGCTTTGGTCTACAACTTGGCCCTCCATCTCAACGGATATCAATCCCAAACCATTCCTTGTCATCTTTGAGTACCCACGCAGTTAGGTCTTCACACTCTCATGCTACTGAGGAGACCGGAGAGAAGAGTCGGGGACAGATGTGCCCTCCTCATCAGGGTCAATCATTGCCTCCTGCTGAACATTCTATGGAGGAGTTGAAGAATAACAGATCTGGAGTTCCAGGGAGTACATATAATGAAGCTTCTTTGTACACGATTCCTGGAAAGTTTTCTTCTGCATTTGATTCTGGTTTTCCTTACTTGGGAAGCTCACTTCAAAATCCACCTGTGGTTAGAGCTACTGGGCAACTGTCAACAAATCATTCCATAAATGTATCCTTCGATAGACATGGTCTCTCTTCTGCAGAAAAAGGTGATTCTCACAGAGGGCCTGGAAGTGGTCAACCTGTACAGTCTTCAATCCCCAAAGGGACTGGTGATGATAAACAGGATAACCCTTCAATCTCTGCCGGTAAGTCTCATTTAAGTAATGTGAATGGTCCCCATCAAAGGATCTCTGCAAATCAAGTTTCATCGAAAGAGCCACGATCAGTTTCTCAGCCTATTTCAACGTCTGGCACCACACAGCAGGGTGCATATTCAAAAATGTTCTCTAATATGTGGACCAATTTTCCACCACGGCAGCCCCTTTTTGTTGCTCAATCCACCAAGGAGCCTTCTCACATTCACCAGTCACATCAGTTGAATAATATGGAGTCATCACTGTCTGCTGCAGAGAGGCAAGGTGATGTAGATGCAAATAAAGGATGGAAGTTCACATCTGAGGTTGGTACAAGCACAGTGAACATTTTGGGTTCTGTTGAGGGGGAAGAAGAACGAGTTATAGAAAGTGCTTCTCGACAAGTTGAACTGGTTCAGATGAATGATTCACAGGATAAAGAGCCTATTACGAATCTCTCAGAGGGATCTCCTGCTAATTCTACATCAATGCAGAGAGATATTGAAGCTTTTGGTCGAACTCTCAAACCAAATAACATTCCTCAACCAAGTTATTCCTTACTAAACCAAATGCAGGTGATGAAAGATGTGGAAACTGATCCTAGTGAAAGGTCCTTGAAAAGAATGAGGGTATCAGACAGCAATACAGGTGTTCAGCAAATTCTTTCTGCCGATTCTAGAATCCTAAGCTTCTCTGGGCAGGAAAATTTACAAGGAAGCGTATCATTGCAACAAGGAGGAAATGTGACTCCTCAGGACGTACTGGCATCTCATCATGATGATGCTCAGTGCAGCTTTCAGAACAACAGTACAAATTCTTTTAAACCTGAGCATACTCAGATTAGTCCTCAGATGGCACCATCTTGGTTTAATCAGTATGGGACCTTTAAAAATGCTCAGATGTTACAGATGTATGAAGCAAACAGAGCTGCCTCCAAGAAGACAACTGATCAACCTTTCACCCCTGGGAAGTCTTTCAATGTGTTGCAGACATTTGATTCCATACAGAGAGTAATCCCTGCAAATGCTGATAGAAGTAATCTTGGGCAAAGTTCATCTGCTGGCTCTGCTGCCATTGAAGATTTTTCTTCTCCACGGACATTGCCACTGAATGTTGGACAGCATCACCAATTGCTGAAACCCAAGCGGAAACGTCTTACATCTGAACTTACTCCTTGGTGCAAAGAAGTTTCACTGGATTCGCGGGGCAAGCAGACAATCAG TTTGGCAGAAACAGAGTGGGCCAAATCAACTAATAGGCTTGTTGAAAAG gttgaagaaGACATTGACCTGATTGAACATGGGCCTCTGAGACTTAAAGTTAAAAGAAGGCTTGTTTTGACCACTCAGCTTATGCAGCAATTATTTCGCCCTCCTCCTTCCACAATTCTTTTTTCTGATGCTAACTCAGAGTATGAGAATGTGGCTTACTCCACTTCTAGATTGGCCTTGGGGGATGCATGCAGCATGGTCTCGTGCTCATATGTTGATTCCAATTCACCTCGCACCAGCAAAGAAGT ATTTCATGACAAGCAAAAAAAATCAGAAAGATACAACCATATGTTTGCCAAAGCTGTGGAAGAGTTGATGGTAAGAGCAAGGAGACTGGAAAGTGACTTTTTAAG ACTGGACAAGAGAGCATCAATATTAGATGTGATGGTGGAAGGCCAGGAAATTGAGAAGTTCTCGGTCATGTCTCGGCTTGCGAAGTTCCATGGTCGGGTGCAATCTGATGGCGTTgatacatcatattcattagATGCACGTAGCCATAAACCTTTAACAAGATATGTTACTGCACTTCCGATGCCAAAAAATATCCCTAACATGGTACAGTGTCTTTCACTATGA